Part of the Pelobates fuscus isolate aPelFus1 chromosome 12, aPelFus1.pri, whole genome shotgun sequence genome, cagttattaccctacattgaaagattatatccttgaatattctgtctttgcaagtatgcatctagtagctgtttgaacatctgtatggactctgataaaaccacttcttcaggcagagaattccacatcctgattgttcttacagtaaaaaaacctttcctttgccttagacgaaatcttctttcttccagtctaaacgcatggcctcgtgtcctatgtaaagtccggtttgtgaatagatttccacacaacggtttgtattggccccgaatatatttgtataatgttatcatatcccctctcaggcgacgtttttctaaactaaataggtttaaatttgttaacctttcttcatagctgatatgttccattccttttattaattttgtagcccgcctctgcactttttctagtgccatgatatccttctttagaacaggtgcccaaaattgcacagcaatatatatatattaaaattctaagtgtatatttaagtaatcttttaacataattatgtgatttaattaataaaaatttgattgacatgcctgacaacccaggcagaaagtgcagacaATTTGACTTGAAGCActctatttaaccctgtaactttccaagacaccataaaacctgtacatggggggtactgttttactcagaagacttcgccgaacacaaatattagtgttttttttttttttcaatttatattttttattgagttaTCATATATGATATACATCATTTCCATTGTATAAGTGAACAATATGTGTATGTCCAGTAAACAGTTACTGTCCTGGGGCAGCCTTCCGGGAAGCATGCCGTGGGATCCCCCAGTGGCTATTTGCCATGGGTGTATGTCTCTGTGGACTAAAATGACTATCTGGGCTCCTACTGGCTTAGGCAATGTTATAGTCTCTATGTCTGTGGCTCGGGTGGGATTGGTTCGCTAGTTGTGTTGTAGTCTTTGGGGTCCAGCGTCCTGAGGCTCTTCCTCCTTCTGGTCTGTTCAGACTCTGCACTTTACTGGGGCAGGTTCTCGATCCGCCCACTTGGTGGCGCTTGGAGGGTGGCTCTGGTTTGGGCCTGGGCTGCAGTCCCAGGATTTTGTAGAATGTCTCGGGGTCGGATGTTGACGTCAGGGTGTGGGATgtgtcccccactgtcactgctagGGACCCCTCCATTCCCCATCGATACTTTATGGAGCAGTCTCTGAGTTTCCTGGCCACCAGTGCTAGTTTCCGTTTCTCCACCAGTACGGAGAATGGAATGTCTCCATAGATGGCTATGGTGCTGCCATCGAATTCTATGGCCCCCTGCGCTCTGGAGCGGCTCATGATTGCATTTCTGGCACTTACGTCGCGTGTTACCGCTatgacatccctggtggtcccttcTGGTGCTGCTGGGGATTTGCGGACTCTAAATGCCGTGGTTATGAGTGGCTGGGTGGCCCCCCCTTCAATTCCCAGGCTGTCTATGAGGCTCTGAGCGTATAACAGTAGCCTCTCGTTACCAATTGCCTCCGGGATCCCCCTGAATCGAATGTTCCTGCGTCTATGTCGAGTTTCCAGCACTGTCACAGTGCGGTTTAGTTTCTGGACCTGTGCGGTTAGGTCCCCCATTTTTGCCACAGTCTCTTGTAGTTGTGCCTCTCTGGCACCTTCTCTCTCTTCCAGAGCTCGGACTTTGGTGTggactgtccccacctcagcctgtACCACTTTCAGGTCTTCTCTCCACACTCTCCTGAGATCTTGCAGGAGTTTCTTTATGTCCCCCTTCGTGGAAGGTGCTGAGTCTTCATCAGACTCTGATGCAGTGGAATCTCCTCCTGATCTTTGCGGTGTGGAGGgatcttcttcctctggggaatCGTCCGACCGTGTGTTTTCCACTCCGGCCTCGGGCGCCATCTTAGCTTGCAGCCGCGGTATGGGCCTCTCGAAGGAGAGCCGAATATCGGGTAAACGGGTCGTCTCTGTGTGCTGAGCTTTCCGATTTTTGCGCCCCATGGTTCTctctggtggggggtgatgtgtcTGTCTGATTGCTTTCGTTTTTTCGGCCAAAATAGCGTTTTGCTGTAGTGCGATACGGAGCCTCTCACTTAGGCGTCCGCTCAGTCtcttggtcggccacgccccccaatattagtgttttaaaacagtaaaatgtattacaacgacgatattgtcagtgaaagtgacatttttttgcaattttcacacacaaatagcacttacacggacgatataatttttgtgatatgttttactgttttgaaacactaatatttgtgttcagtgaaatctcccaagtataacagtacaggttttatggtgttttctcatgtacaggttttatggtattttcaaaagttacagagtcaaatataaggcttgcgtttcagttttttcacattgaaattcgccaggttggttatgttgcctttcagaCCGTACGGTAgcacaggaataagaattacccccatgatgccataccatttgcaatagtagacaacccaaggtgtttcaaatggggtatgttcagtctttttagtagccacttagtcacaaataccgGCTAGACATATAgggcaaattcaagtttttgttttacgttttgttttgatcacaacgtgtacatttggctcagtccttaaggggttaattagactTATTGTACACAGTATTTAGCATaacatgtttgtgttttataacctgttattagtaagtcacctaacatttctcaggccacacccccactcacacccctaaaattaaaatgtgccTCTTTTGCCATATGAAAGGTTGAGCAGTATGCTGTTGGTGAGAGCAGCTGAAGCAGAGGAAGAAGTTGTTTATACGGGATATTCCATACATTTCACCTACAATGTAAGTTTCTTACTGTAACCATGATATATATgctaaatatttgaaaatatatgtatttaggcAGTGGTGATGTTATTTAAACAATGAttaatatgacataatacaacatGTTAAAATTTGCTCATTCACTTAAAACATGTTAAGTTCTGTGTAGGTATATAGAAACACAGACAAATAGAATGTGACAGATGAgagccattcggtccatctagtccatcccacacatgcttaaactccctcactgtgttaacctctaccactttagctggaaggctattctgtgcatccactacattatgtttatattatgacattatttgtgtatatgatAAGATTTTagcagtgtaatatacattatgaaaGCCATCAAAATGTATCCACAACCTACACATAGGGTTATTAACTAGATGCAAGTGTAAATCATCGGAAATTCAAGTGCAATTCAAGGTTTAGATCAAAATAGTCAGACTGGAAGCACAAGTTACTTTATTACCTTTTTGGCCACAAAATATGAATTTCACTTTcgattcacagtgaatttcagaCATTTCACACTATTTTTTAAACAGCACTGATAGTTTTGCTGTTTCATGCAAGTTTTGTTatcaatcattttaatatttatacatgTTGATTTATTACTGTTTTCATATCTTTTTGTACTAAGATATAGGTATTTATAAACATGCAAGAGCCAGTGCTCTCACCCACTAAATACCAACCTCACAGCTCCCAAAATGTAATCGGTTTTTAAAATCACAatattagttacagtatatgatcatacattgcataagcctgccacaacgtcagtgAACCCCATTTTTGGAAGgtcctattctagcaacctaatgcctgctcataAGATTAACCCAATtgcttggggaaatccttcccatGTTCTCTTCAGTGCAAGGTTAAATAAGGTCCTGGAATGGGGTATCTGTGACAGCGAGGTCTGCATAACTAAGGGAGTTGCCCTGAACTCTCAAAAATAGTTACatgtgaaaccaagagggctgcactcacccaaCCATGTACACATTATaagtgtgctgctgctgctgccaatTAACATCACATGCAAGATCCAGCACTCACCCACTAAACATCAACCCAAAACTTACAATAAAGTTCAAgagtttattaaagacaggaggcaagtatcaTCCTTAAACTTCAATACTTACAGCAGCAAAGGTATTAATAACAGATAGGTaaaactaaaggaaaagaaaTTCCCAATCAAGCAATGCCTTGACCAATCAGGATCAAGTATAGACTATATAACAGGTGGCTTGCGGCAGTTACTACAATTTCGTGCGACGACGATGATAGGTGTAACATTGAAGGATGACTTTAAATTAATCCAATAACGTCAGTGAGGGATAGCTGATATCgcaggggtccacgtctggattaccctttaaacttatggagagcaaaaaaaaaacggggtgcaagagtatactgagaacgggcagcagctgaaatagcctgcccttcagagAGTCACCGTTcatatctcaagctggttttagctcatcttgtgccattatagagagaacatctctgaaacatatcagactggtcccacccatacgggctgtccagatccaaaatgccagcaagttccctctgcacgagagacacagcaaccccagacgatcgtttcagccttgttaggcatcatcagtgagacatagctgatatctctcgagacactgtgagcaaggggtacacatctggattatcctttaaacttatggagagcaaaaaaacgggATGCAAGAGTATacggagaacgggcagcagctgaaatagcttgcccttcggtgggtcaccGCTCAGATTTCAagatggttttagctcatcttgtgccattaaagAGAGAATATCTCTGAAATATATCAGACTGGTctcacccatacaggcagtctagatccaaaatgccagcaagttgcctctgcacgagagacacaacaaccccagacaattgtttcagccatgttaggcatcatcagtgaggcatagctgatatctctctaggcactgtaagcaaggggtccacatctggattaccctttaaacttatggagagcaaaaaacggggcgcaagaCGGAGAAAATGGCAGCATAAACTTTACCTCCTCCATGGTCCCGACACTTAAGCGCAAAATTGCCCCCTGTCTTGCCGAAATGGGGAGATCTAACAAAGCCCCACAAGCTGGAAAAACCCCAGACCCCAAGAAAGGACCGCTTACCCTGTCCCTGCGCCAGTTCCTGGTGACTCCCTCGCGACCCTGCCGCATTGCGCCGACGGATCAATGGCGTTGCAGGTCTCGGCTCCCTCATCTCCGGCATCTGACCTGTACACAAGGGGCACGGATAGACCCCCATGGCtggatcttttaaccccttaaggaccaaacttctggaataaaatggaataatgacgtgtcacacacgtcatgtgtccttaaggggttaaaggccttaCTTACCAAAGAAGATCTCCACTCCACGAGCTGGGAGCCGCAATCAGGGCCTGTCTGAACGAGTGAGCCACGTGGAAGCAGCCTGCGGCCCaggacacactagcagacaatgCAGACACCTGCTCAGACCAGATTCGCGGTATGGCCCTCCATATTGAGGATATAGACAAAAGGAGGCACCGCAATAACATAAGGCTACACGGCCTTCCTGAAACAGAAGATTCCGCACTCCAATTGCGGGAAAGTCTCCTGGAAATCTTCAATGGGCTGGTAGGCAGGGACCACCAGGCCCCAATAGAATTTGTTAGAGCACATAGAGCCCTCCACCTGAAGGGCCCACCAGATAGCCCACCTAGCCTTGCTTAACTTTGCCTTAAAAGAGGCCATCCTTAAAAATGCATGGGAACAGCATACAATTACCTACCTGAATCAGGACCTGCAACTCTTCCCAAACCTGTCACCGGCTACCCTGAACTACAGAAGGGCCCTTCTTGATATCATACCATCCCAGACTTCCTAAAGGTCTTCCCAAAGGAATTGGAGGAATTGTTCTAGATTTTGAGAATATGAATGGTGAGGTATgcgactttgtttatacagccctagcgaCACCttcatgcatgtgacttgcaaacacttcctgtaaaattagatgtaatgtttaaacttcctttattgcaaatcctATTcgatttagaatgtcttatctcctgctctgttaatagcttagtagaccttgcaggagcctctagTCTTACAGAGTATGAGATAAAAAAACTTTAAAGTAAGttgacatctgattgaaaatgaaaccatttttttcatgcaggctgtgttagtcacagccagaggcattgtggctagggctgcattaacagaaacaaaagagtgatttaactcctaaatggcagagaatggagcagtcagactgcaggggcatgatctatacatacaAACTGCttcattgttttggtgactatagtgtccctttaagatgaaaaattaaaacatatacatttttcagttgttttCATTAACTCACATATATGTATTGCTGTAATTTCAGATACAAGCCACAGCAGAATCATGGAGCTTGTGGCTGTTATGAAGAGGGCCTTATCACCACTGTATGAGGAGATTTTACATGCTTATCATAACCACTTGGAACTTCTAGCTGTAGTGGGAGCCTTGTACACGGCTCAGAAAGGCCTTTATTTGCTGTGCGGCTGTTACCGTGCAATCAGATTTCACATCAGCATTCGTATGTTCAGTAAAACCTTCCTGGCCAGACAATATGGAGGGTGGGCTGTTGTGACTGGTAAGTTTGTAGAAAGAATTGTATATAGCAAATCGGTTAACATTTACAAAGTATCTCTCTTTCGTCAGTAAGCCAATATTTGTTGATAACTTCAATAGGTCAATTGCATAACGTGAGAATATGTTATTTGGTATTTAATTTTAGTTAAAATCTGGTATGGATCAACACAATTCCCAAACTCTAAATCTATATTTGATTAGAAAAATTgccttattataatttaaaatattaaatgtgtTTTACTCACTCATAAACCTGTTTTTTGTGCTTATTTTTTCCTCAGGGGCCACGGATGGTATTGGGAAAGCATATGCGGAAGAGTTGGCAAGCTTTGGCATAAATATCATCCTGATCAGCCGCAATAGAGATAAATTACAAATGGTGTCTGAGTCCATTGCTACAACCTATGGAGTTAAAACCAGCTTCATAGTGGCCGATTTCAACAAGGGCCGGGAAGTGTTTCCTGCCATTAAGGAAGCCTTGAAAGATGTTGATGTTGGCATCTTGGTGAACAATGCTGGGGTGTGCTATGAGTACCCCCAGTATGTAACTGATGTTCCAGAGGATAAAATTTGGGAGATCATCAATGTCAACATTGCTGCAACCACTATGATGCTGCACATAGTGTTGCCGGGTATGGTACAGCGAAAGAAAGGAGCAATTATCAATGTGACCTCTGCTAGCGCCCGAGTAACATGCCCTCAATTTACCATATATGCTGCTTCCAAGGTAACTTTGTGTGTCTATTATTTCCCTAGGGATGTTTTATACATAAACAGGGCACAGCCTACTACAATAAACCTAGAGACTGTAAAGAAACAGACTGTAAACAGtctaaaaaaattatgaaatcataATAAGGGGGCTGATGGGGAAGGTTCTATCAGAGAACAGCTCTATAATACCACCCCATGTAACTGGTCGGGGGCGGGCCGCCGACTGGAAGCCATGAGCTTTAGCTCTGGACCGAGCATGTGAAAGTTGCACAAAAAGTGGGTGCAGACCTCTCCAAA contains:
- the LOC134578467 gene encoding inactive hydroxysteroid dehydrogenase-like protein 1, whose amino-acid sequence is MELVAVMKRALSPLYEEILHAYHNHLELLAVVGALYTAQKGLYLLCGCYRAIRFHISIRMFSKTFLARQYGGWAVVTGATDGIGKAYAEELASFGINIILISRNRDKLQMVSESIATTYGVKTSFIVADFNKGREVFPAIKEALKDVDVGILVNNAGVCYEYPQYVTDVPEDKIWEIINVNIAATTMMLHIVLPGMVQRKKGAIINVTSASARVTCPQFTIYAASKTYLDNLTEALYHEYSSKGIFIQSLTPFFVVTNISISMSTFFKRKSILVPLAKDIAYQAVRTIGLCRRTTGSYAHSLQKVNWYMGAVKINVDYELESWFVEFQAVEECNQLHLPLEK